The following proteins are encoded in a genomic region of Aquella oligotrophica:
- a CDS encoding IS701 family transposase — protein MDIFDLYTDYLQITPGLATATGLSSILDKAVSHDQVTRMLANHESDSKALWHTVKSLVRAHEHIDGCLIFDDTILHKPHTDENEVICWHHDHATGKSVKGINLLTTFYYSQNGEQPLKIPVAFDIIAKDSYCEIKSKSEVCKSPITKNELMRKQILQSLKNQIKFSYVLADSWYSSVENMKFIHQRKKYFIFDLKSNRLATFGDRNKPNWTNISQLDLQAFKPERIWLKDVELPILLIKQVFTNKDNSTGIRYLATNNLNLTSDDFLNIYKKRWSVEEYHKSFKQNTSITKSPTKTVKTQCTHIFAAIVSYTKLERYKFSTKLNHFALKSKLFLNAAKAAFRELELIKKQHAEFERSSMAA, from the coding sequence ATGGATATTTTTGACCTTTACACAGATTATTTACAAATAACACCCGGTCTGGCAACAGCTACGGGATTATCCAGTATACTGGATAAAGCAGTATCCCATGATCAGGTAACCCGTATGTTAGCTAATCATGAATCTGACAGTAAAGCCTTATGGCACACTGTTAAATCACTGGTTAGAGCACATGAACATATTGACGGTTGCCTAATATTTGATGACACCATTTTACATAAGCCTCATACTGATGAGAATGAGGTTATATGCTGGCATCATGACCATGCTACTGGTAAAAGCGTAAAAGGTATAAACCTGCTTACAACTTTTTACTATAGCCAGAATGGTGAACAACCATTAAAAATACCTGTTGCCTTTGATATCATAGCTAAGGATAGCTACTGTGAGATCAAGAGCAAATCTGAAGTATGCAAAAGCCCAATAACCAAGAATGAGCTAATGCGTAAGCAGATATTACAGTCACTAAAGAATCAGATCAAGTTCAGTTATGTTCTTGCTGATTCCTGGTATTCTTCCGTTGAAAATATGAAGTTCATACACCAGAGGAAGAAATACTTTATATTTGATTTAAAATCCAATCGCCTAGCAACCTTTGGCGATAGGAATAAACCTAACTGGACAAATATCAGTCAATTAGATTTGCAAGCATTCAAGCCAGAACGTATTTGGTTAAAAGATGTTGAATTACCGATACTTTTAATTAAACAGGTCTTTACAAACAAAGACAACTCAACTGGCATCAGATACCTTGCTACTAATAATCTGAATTTAACTAGTGATGACTTCCTTAACATCTATAAAAAACGATGGAGTGTCGAGGAATACCATAAGAGTTTTAAACAGAATACTTCGATTACCAAATCACCGACAAAAACTGTTAAAACTCAATGTACACACATATTTGCTGCAATTGTTTCTTATACCAAACTGGAGAGATACAAATTCAGCACTAAACTAAATCATTTTGCTCTAAAGAGCAAGTTATTCCTAAATGCAGCCAAGGCCGCTTTTAGGGAATTAGAATTAATTAAAAAGCAGCATGCCGAATTTGAAAGATCCAGCATGGCTGCGTAA
- a CDS encoding MFS transporter, translating to MFKKILIQNGLTRDMGDFIKSSFGNIIEWYDFTIYGLFALQIAKSFFPNDNRLISLILIFATFAIGFLARPLGSLIFGILGDNYGKSYAVNLSIWLMAIPTMLIGVLPSYQQIGILAPVLLVVLRICQGISAGGQFSGLITIAVEKYSSNRSLLVSLVYSISVIGCFAASLIGYLSITIINLFTPESLFIKSLIWRVPFVLSIVLFYFYHKMVPHIEKELVAEKISFKFTDIMKEQPSRFFCMLVLSLSTGMIYYTLFTYLVTYMQLHAGLSKQMAFFVMNGILAISVILYPTFGYLANNSINRVQVAQRYCLCLLVAGVLFNLHVLNPYYGLMSIVLMVIFFCAVTSYTTSYFAEVFAKKYRMTACSLSFNGGMSIAGCAPLLAELFSSQSRFGLSYFIVIISCFMFATLLALRKIMKPRIVLVSHNAK from the coding sequence ATGTTTAAAAAAATTCTGATTCAGAATGGATTAACCCGCGATATGGGTGACTTTATTAAATCTTCATTTGGAAATATCATTGAATGGTACGATTTTACTATTTATGGACTTTTTGCATTACAGATTGCTAAAAGCTTTTTTCCTAACGATAATCGACTTATTTCATTAATCCTTATTTTCGCAACGTTTGCTATAGGTTTTTTAGCTAGGCCTCTAGGTTCGCTTATTTTTGGTATCTTGGGCGATAACTATGGTAAGTCATATGCAGTCAATCTCTCTATTTGGCTTATGGCGATACCAACAATGCTTATTGGGGTTTTACCTTCATATCAGCAAATTGGTATTTTGGCACCAGTATTACTTGTCGTGCTGCGTATCTGCCAAGGGATTTCAGCAGGTGGGCAATTTTCAGGTTTAATTACGATTGCTGTTGAAAAGTACAGTTCCAATCGTTCTTTGCTTGTCAGCTTAGTTTATTCGATTTCGGTAATAGGGTGCTTTGCTGCTTCTTTAATTGGTTATTTATCAATCACCATTATTAATCTATTCACTCCTGAGTCGCTATTTATTAAGTCACTTATTTGGCGAGTTCCATTTGTTTTAAGTATTGTTTTGTTTTATTTTTATCATAAAATGGTACCGCATATTGAAAAGGAACTGGTAGCGGAAAAAATTAGTTTCAAGTTTACTGATATTATGAAAGAACAGCCTTCGAGATTTTTTTGCATGCTTGTTTTAAGTCTATCAACAGGTATGATTTATTATACTTTATTTACCTATCTTGTTACCTATATGCAGTTACATGCTGGATTAAGTAAGCAAATGGCATTTTTTGTTATGAATGGTATTTTAGCCATTTCAGTAATACTTTACCCAACTTTTGGTTATTTGGCAAATAATTCAATAAACCGGGTACAAGTTGCTCAGCGCTACTGCTTATGCCTCTTAGTTGCCGGAGTTTTATTTAATCTCCATGTATTAAACCCATATTATGGACTAATGAGTATTGTCCTTATGGTGATTTTCTTTTGTGCCGTAACTTCTTATACAACAAGCTATTTTGCTGAAGTTTTTGCCAAAAAGTATCGAATGACTGCTTGCTCCCTTAGTTTTAATGGAGGTATGTCGATTGCTGGTTGCGCTCCTTTGCTGGCTGAACTATTTAGCTCTCAATCAAGATTTGGTTTATCTTATTTTATTGTGATCATTAGCTGTTTCATGTTTGCTACTCTCTTAGCTCTCCGTAAAATAATGAAGCCTAGAATAGTTTTGGTGTCCCATAATGCGAAATAA
- a CDS encoding DUF481 domain-containing protein encodes MRNKAGFLFILIVLFIHSCVYADEKVDLQNESMDYNYYMFQLYQSQANLYKSQIFEPESGVVINSSESTPYNPWHGSQFAFGAGGTTGDSNTSNAQINTLINYKPSEGEIGWNFNTIEQYNYIYSTNSTDNKNRLYIQQNGSYMFDTHNGVFAQVSYLNDANDGYFYVWNQNAGYQLQLFANKNNNLLFSFGPGVQERQVVVNSNVEIKPSWLTQITYNLNLNKIVSFSEQLQNVATTDNNSSYLITTLTLEVFNGFGINFNYQVTYNSQPEPGKAKLNTISGVNFVYAID; translated from the coding sequence ATGCGAAATAAGGCAGGTTTTTTATTTATTTTAATAGTACTTTTTATTCATAGTTGTGTATATGCGGATGAAAAAGTAGATTTACAGAATGAGTCGATGGATTATAATTATTATATGTTTCAACTATATCAAAGTCAGGCAAATTTATATAAAAGCCAGATTTTTGAGCCTGAGTCAGGAGTAGTAATAAATAGTTCGGAATCTACCCCGTATAACCCATGGCATGGGAGTCAATTTGCTTTTGGAGCTGGGGGAACTACAGGAGATAGTAATACCAGTAATGCACAGATTAATACACTTATCAATTATAAGCCATCTGAAGGGGAGATTGGCTGGAATTTTAATACAATTGAGCAATATAACTATATTTATTCGACCAATTCGACAGACAATAAGAATCGTCTGTATATTCAGCAAAATGGTAGTTATATGTTTGATACTCATAATGGGGTTTTTGCTCAAGTATCGTATTTGAATGATGCCAATGATGGATATTTTTATGTCTGGAATCAAAATGCTGGTTATCAATTGCAGTTATTTGCAAATAAAAATAATAATTTGTTATTTAGTTTTGGTCCCGGGGTGCAGGAAAGGCAGGTTGTAGTAAATAGTAATGTTGAAATAAAACCATCGTGGTTAACTCAAATTACTTATAATCTTAACCTGAATAAAATTGTATCATTTAGTGAGCAGCTACAGAATGTTGCAACTACTGATAATAACTCAAGTTATTTGATAACCACTTTGACACTTGAGGTTTTCAATGGTTTTGGTATTAACTTTAATTATCAAGTAACCTATAATTCACAACCTGAGCCGGGTAAAGCAAAGCTAAATACTATTAGTGGGGTTAATTTTGTTTATGCAATTGATTAG
- the ruvC gene encoding crossover junction endodeoxyribonuclease RuvC: protein MQILGIDPGLRNTGFGIIDEISSSNLNYIASGVIETDASNSLPERIRTILTSIDLIIKEYKPDVVSIEKVFVNVNPQSTLMLGQARGAAISGCVLHDLPVFEYTALQVKQAVVGYGHADKEQIKKMVMHMLSLNAAPRSDAADALACALAHSHYKRIGQIFNMASVKKGRIRER from the coding sequence ATGCAGATTTTAGGCATAGATCCGGGGCTTAGAAACACCGGGTTTGGGATTATTGATGAAATAAGTTCAAGTAATCTGAATTATATTGCATCTGGCGTTATTGAGACTGACGCTTCAAATAGTCTTCCCGAGCGAATAAGGACAATTCTAACCTCTATTGACCTTATAATTAAAGAGTACAAGCCTGACGTTGTAAGTATTGAAAAGGTGTTTGTCAATGTCAATCCGCAGTCAACATTAATGCTTGGACAGGCTCGTGGCGCCGCAATTTCGGGCTGTGTTTTACATGATTTACCTGTTTTTGAATATACGGCATTACAGGTGAAACAGGCGGTAGTTGGGTATGGGCATGCCGATAAAGAACAAATAAAAAAGATGGTAATGCATATGCTTAGCTTAAATGCTGCTCCACGATCAGATGCGGCGGATGCTCTTGCTTGTGCACTCGCACATAGTCATTATAAGCGGATCGGTCAGATTTTTAATATGGCATCAGTAAAAAAAGGCAGAATTCGTGAAAGGTAA
- a CDS encoding chloride channel protein: MKYAEIKEEFSFQFLVLCVVVGAASAAFSYAVEFADWLCHFLYATTSWTMYVYTPLTFVVIVFLLKKYFPHADGSGLPQGYAVDIFEEEKLNKIYSINSLIGKVILTFMSIASGASLGKEGPTIQICSSLFAQIRNISDKKKRMLIKLGAGVGVAAAFNAPIGGMVFTIEEYVKKISPKIASILVGATLIAVFVSNALLGGSKPYMGSVNPVDLHHGVSIAIWGIIIGALCGLSGAAFTKLMVFMSVNKTWVVNRWRKQHYLVNAVVFGLIVAFIGHLTNGLSFGNGSGSTSIFLDTATNAPWYYAIGKFFGAIASVSAGVPGGYFSTALSIGAGIGDLLHHFVSGVPLVQFYLLGMAGFLAAITQSPITAVAMVVELSDSSQFSLPILLACFIASIISEQFGDSVYHQQVLNYIEPERYKETV, translated from the coding sequence ATGAAATATGCAGAAATTAAGGAAGAATTCAGTTTTCAGTTTTTGGTGCTATGTGTTGTTGTTGGCGCTGCTAGTGCCGCATTTTCTTATGCAGTCGAATTTGCCGACTGGCTTTGTCATTTTCTTTATGCAACTACTAGCTGGACAATGTATGTTTATACTCCGCTTACCTTTGTAGTAATAGTTTTTCTTTTAAAAAAATATTTCCCACATGCCGATGGGAGTGGATTACCACAGGGGTATGCGGTAGATATTTTTGAGGAAGAAAAGTTAAATAAAATTTATTCCATAAACTCGCTGATTGGTAAAGTTATTCTTACTTTTATGAGTATTGCTAGTGGTGCTTCATTAGGTAAAGAAGGACCTACCATTCAAATTTGCTCTTCTTTATTTGCCCAGATCAGAAATATCAGTGATAAGAAAAAACGGATGCTTATAAAACTTGGTGCAGGGGTAGGCGTTGCTGCTGCCTTTAATGCGCCAATCGGTGGGATGGTATTTACGATTGAAGAATATGTTAAAAAAATTAGTCCAAAAATTGCTTCAATCCTTGTTGGTGCTACTCTAATTGCTGTATTTGTTTCTAATGCACTACTTGGTGGTAGTAAGCCTTATATGGGTTCGGTAAACCCAGTTGACTTACATCATGGTGTTAGTATTGCTATTTGGGGGATTATTATTGGTGCTTTATGTGGGTTATCTGGGGCTGCTTTTACTAAATTAATGGTATTTATGTCTGTCAATAAAACCTGGGTTGTTAATCGCTGGCGTAAGCAACATTATCTGGTTAATGCCGTAGTCTTTGGTCTAATTGTAGCTTTTATTGGACATTTGACAAATGGGTTATCATTTGGTAATGGATCAGGTTCAACTAGTATTTTTCTTGATACTGCAACAAATGCACCATGGTATTACGCTATTGGTAAATTTTTTGGGGCAATTGCCTCTGTTTCTGCTGGGGTGCCTGGTGGATATTTTTCTACTGCGTTATCTATTGGAGCAGGGATAGGTGATTTATTGCATCATTTTGTTTCAGGTGTGCCGTTAGTTCAGTTTTACCTACTTGGGATGGCAGGATTTCTTGCTGCGATTACTCAATCACCAATTACTGCGGTAGCTATGGTAGTTGAATTAAGCGATTCAAGTCAGTTTAGTTTACCAATTTTGTTAGCATGCTTTATTGCCAGTATAATTTCCGAACAGTTTGGAGATAGCGTCTATCATCAGCAGGTACTTAATTATATTGAACCAGAACGTTATAAGGAAACAGTTTAA
- a CDS encoding cytochrome b encodes MAKSKRTIRYFKVAMLFHWSMAILIILNILGGLLKHYEILDLPIVIELHTRTGIIILTLAILRIFWRLTHKYPSLTNIIPNSEKILAYFSHLLLYILMIAVPVSGMLFFQSIGEKVYFLQIELPQFIIKQSTAEAKKILNIHQSLALIFLTLIVYHILAALKHHFIDKNHVLTRMLPKWIYRK; translated from the coding sequence ATGGCTAAAAGTAAAAGAACTATTCGTTATTTTAAAGTTGCAATGCTTTTTCATTGGTCAATGGCAATTCTTATTATTTTAAATATTCTTGGCGGACTACTAAAACATTATGAAATTCTTGATTTGCCTATTGTCATAGAGCTACATACGAGAACTGGAATAATCATTCTTACCCTAGCAATACTTAGAATATTTTGGCGCTTAACTCATAAATATCCAAGCCTCACCAATATTATCCCAAACAGTGAAAAAATCTTGGCATATTTTAGCCATCTTTTATTATATATATTGATGATAGCTGTGCCAGTTAGTGGAATGCTTTTTTTTCAAAGCATTGGAGAAAAAGTCTATTTTTTACAAATTGAGTTACCTCAATTTATAATTAAGCAATCTACAGCAGAAGCAAAAAAGATTCTTAATATTCATCAGTCCCTCGCATTAATTTTTTTGACGCTAATTGTATATCATATTCTGGCGGCATTAAAGCATCATTTTATTGATAAGAATCATGTATTAACCAGAATGCTACCCAAATGGATTTATAGAAAGTAA
- a CDS encoding NADP-dependent malic enzyme — MSEKFQLPEQLTKDALEYHRSPKPGKTQVVSTKPVATQRDLSLAYSPGVAAPCLEIEKDPATAYEYTNKGNLVAVISNGTAVLGLGNIGALAGKPVMEGKGILFKKFAGIDVFDIEVNETDIDKFVEVVAALEPTFGGINLEDIKAPECFEIERKLKERLAIPVFHDDQHGTAIVVAAGTINGLKIVNKKIEDVKIVVSGAGAAAIACLNLLVSIGASKKNIYVCDSKGVIHSEREGKLDASKQQYCQTTHYRTLEDAMENADIFLGLSGPGTATQEMIKKMARDPLVFALANPTPEIMPELVREVRPDAIMATGRSDYPNQVNNALCFPYIFRGALDVGATAINEAMKVATVNAIAELATLEPNEVVAKAYGGQELRFGREYLIPKPLDPRLIQVIAPAVAKAAMESGVATRNINDFAAYTQGLNKYIYRSSMFMRPVMNAAKIKPQRIILCEGEEERALLAVSEINELKLAKPILIGRPFVIEKRIQKLGLKIEAGVHFELVNIENDHRYKSLWQRYYQMMKRKGITEDTARDHMLTRHTLIGSMLILNGDADAMICGLVGKYRNHFEIIRDVIGYDNPGKISAAMNALILQESSLFITDTHVNENPNAEELAEITQMGAKIIRHFGLEPRVALVSHSSFGSHMESPSAIKMRKVLEMVQAREPDLMIDGEMHADAAMIPDIRNRTIPDSPLVGPANLLVMPNIEAASISYNLMRVSSSDGVTVGPILMGMNKPAHILSPISTVRRIVNMVALACVEAQYK; from the coding sequence ATGAGTGAGAAATTTCAATTACCTGAACAATTGACCAAAGACGCACTAGAATATCACCGTTCACCCAAACCTGGAAAAACCCAAGTTGTATCGACCAAACCGGTTGCAACCCAACGCGATTTATCGCTAGCGTACTCTCCTGGAGTAGCTGCTCCATGTCTGGAAATAGAAAAAGATCCAGCTACCGCATACGAATATACCAACAAAGGTAACCTAGTAGCAGTAATCAGTAATGGAACGGCAGTTCTCGGGCTTGGTAATATTGGCGCACTAGCTGGAAAGCCAGTAATGGAAGGTAAGGGAATCTTATTCAAAAAATTTGCTGGGATTGATGTATTTGATATCGAAGTCAACGAAACAGATATTGATAAATTTGTTGAGGTAGTAGCTGCCTTAGAGCCAACTTTTGGTGGTATCAATCTTGAAGATATCAAAGCTCCAGAGTGTTTCGAAATCGAACGCAAACTAAAAGAACGACTAGCAATTCCAGTGTTCCATGATGATCAACATGGTACAGCAATCGTTGTAGCTGCGGGTACAATTAATGGACTTAAAATTGTCAATAAAAAAATTGAAGATGTAAAAATTGTTGTTTCTGGAGCTGGTGCAGCGGCAATCGCCTGTCTTAATTTGCTAGTAAGTATCGGCGCTTCCAAGAAAAATATTTATGTTTGCGACTCCAAAGGAGTTATCCACAGTGAACGTGAAGGTAAATTAGATGCTTCGAAACAACAATATTGCCAAACTACACATTATCGTACTCTTGAAGATGCGATGGAAAATGCAGATATCTTCCTTGGATTGTCAGGTCCTGGTACAGCAACTCAGGAAATGATTAAAAAAATGGCACGTGATCCGTTAGTTTTTGCCTTAGCAAATCCAACGCCAGAAATTATGCCAGAACTAGTACGTGAAGTTCGTCCAGATGCAATTATGGCTACAGGTCGTAGCGATTACCCTAATCAAGTAAATAATGCCTTATGCTTCCCATATATTTTCCGTGGTGCATTAGATGTTGGTGCAACCGCGATCAATGAAGCCATGAAAGTTGCAACAGTAAATGCAATTGCTGAATTGGCTACACTAGAACCAAATGAAGTTGTGGCTAAAGCTTATGGAGGACAAGAACTACGTTTTGGTCGTGAATATCTGATTCCAAAACCTCTAGATCCACGTTTGATTCAAGTTATTGCTCCTGCGGTTGCTAAAGCAGCAATGGAAAGTGGTGTTGCGACTCGCAATATCAATGATTTTGCTGCTTATACCCAAGGATTAAATAAATACATCTACCGTTCAAGCATGTTTATGCGTCCGGTAATGAATGCGGCAAAAATCAAACCACAGCGCATAATTTTATGTGAAGGTGAAGAGGAGCGTGCATTATTAGCGGTATCTGAGATCAATGAACTTAAATTAGCTAAGCCAATCCTAATTGGGCGTCCATTCGTGATTGAAAAACGAATCCAGAAACTTGGATTAAAAATCGAAGCTGGTGTCCATTTTGAGCTAGTAAATATCGAAAATGACCATCGCTATAAATCATTATGGCAGCGTTATTATCAAATGATGAAACGTAAAGGCATCACCGAAGATACAGCTCGCGACCATATGTTAACCCGCCATACTCTAATTGGATCAATGCTGATACTTAATGGTGACGCTGATGCCATGATTTGTGGACTAGTTGGTAAATACCGAAACCATTTTGAGATTATTCGCGATGTGATTGGCTATGATAATCCAGGTAAAATTTCTGCGGCAATGAATGCATTGATTCTACAAGAAAGTAGCCTATTTATCACCGATACTCATGTAAATGAAAATCCAAATGCTGAAGAATTGGCTGAAATTACACAAATGGGGGCTAAAATCATCCGTCATTTTGGCTTAGAACCTCGTGTTGCATTGGTATCACATAGTAGTTTTGGTTCACATATGGAATCTCCAAGTGCAATAAAAATGCGTAAAGTACTGGAAATGGTACAGGCTCGCGAACCAGATTTGATGATTGATGGTGAGATGCATGCTGATGCAGCAATGATTCCAGATATTAGAAATCGTACAATTCCAGATTCTCCACTGGTTGGTCCGGCTAATTTACTAGTTATGCCAAATATTGAAGCAGCAAGTATTTCGTATAATCTAATGCGAGTATCTTCTTCTGATGGTGTAACGGTTGGTCCAATCCTGATGGGAATGAATAAGCCTGCGCATATTTTAAGCCCAATTTCTACCGTTCGACGGATTGTAAATATGGTTGCATTAGCTTGTGTTGAAGCTCAATACAAATAA
- a CDS encoding GntP family permease: MSILIVIFALIFLMFIAYRGYSVILFAPIAALLAVLITDPKLVAPVFSGVFMPKMVDFVKLYFPVFVLGAIFGKVIELSGFSKAIVKAAINLIGKERSILAIVVVCAILTYGGVSLFVVVFAVYPFASELFKAGEIPKRLIPATIALGAFTFTMDSLPGTPQIQNIIPTTFFNTTTWAAPTLGVIGSIFILICGLLYLNRCRKLAINAKEGYGVKLLNEPATPNEELNINPLVAILPLLVVGISNLIFTRLIPFYYGKEFTISLGAKPIIVESGKLIAIWAVELALITGILTVFIFAFRRVLRNFAEGSKAAVGGALLASLNTASEYGFGAVIALLPGFTAIAGSLEKIPNPLVNEAITVTTLAGITGSASGGMSIALATMSSQFINMANQLHIPLEVLHRIAAMASGGMDTLPHNGAVITLLAVTGLTHKEAYKDIFVITIIKTLAVFVAIGVFYITGWY, encoded by the coding sequence ATGAGCATTCTAATCGTTATTTTTGCTCTGATTTTTCTAATGTTCATTGCCTATCGTGGCTATAGCGTAATTTTATTTGCCCCAATTGCAGCTTTATTAGCAGTGCTGATTACTGATCCTAAACTGGTTGCTCCAGTATTTTCCGGGGTCTTTATGCCTAAGATGGTTGACTTTGTAAAATTATATTTCCCGGTTTTTGTCCTTGGTGCTATTTTTGGGAAGGTTATTGAACTCTCAGGATTTTCCAAAGCAATTGTCAAAGCAGCAATTAATTTGATTGGCAAAGAGCGCTCAATTTTGGCAATAGTTGTGGTCTGCGCAATTCTAACCTATGGCGGAGTTTCATTATTTGTAGTAGTCTTTGCCGTCTATCCGTTTGCCAGCGAGCTATTTAAAGCTGGTGAGATTCCAAAGCGCTTAATACCAGCAACAATTGCTCTAGGTGCCTTTACTTTTACGATGGATTCATTACCCGGCACACCACAGATCCAAAATATTATCCCAACTACATTTTTTAATACAACTACCTGGGCAGCACCGACTCTTGGAGTGATTGGTAGTATTTTTATTCTAATTTGCGGTCTTTTATATCTTAATCGCTGCCGTAAACTTGCAATAAATGCGAAAGAAGGTTATGGAGTTAAACTACTGAACGAGCCAGCAACGCCAAACGAAGAATTAAATATTAATCCACTAGTTGCAATCTTGCCATTATTAGTTGTTGGTATCAGTAATCTGATTTTCACTCGACTGATTCCTTTTTATTACGGCAAAGAATTTACTATTTCACTGGGAGCTAAGCCCATTATCGTCGAAAGTGGTAAGCTAATTGCCATCTGGGCAGTGGAACTAGCATTAATAACTGGAATCTTAACGGTATTTATTTTTGCATTTAGAAGAGTATTGCGTAATTTTGCTGAAGGAAGCAAAGCCGCAGTTGGTGGTGCATTACTTGCTTCATTAAATACGGCTTCCGAATATGGTTTTGGTGCAGTTATCGCCTTATTACCCGGGTTTACTGCTATCGCGGGTAGTCTAGAAAAAATCCCAAATCCATTAGTTAATGAGGCAATTACTGTAACTACGCTAGCAGGTATAACTGGTTCAGCATCAGGCGGAATGAGTATTGCATTAGCAACAATGTCAAGCCAGTTTATAAATATGGCAAACCAGCTACATATTCCATTAGAGGTCTTACATCGGATTGCCGCAATGGCATCAGGCGGGATGGATACCCTACCCCATAATGGAGCAGTGATAACCCTTCTCGCAGTAACTGGTTTAACCCATAAAGAAGCATATAAAGATATTTTTGTAATAACCATTATCAAAACTCTTGCAGTTTTTGTTGCCATTGGAGTTTTTTATATAACGGGCTGGTATTAA
- a CDS encoding mechanosensitive ion channel family protein: MNEFLLINSNNIADLISIGGVVQLSLAVVSVILAYIFACAVKRKITRSVVRLGIFWFGMLDKTIRPLIFSIITVMAGGVTMFFYNSASTLLYSLAIIGIIILFIKATVYTLDYALKNNKYRKHIKMLVKLALVMVIIFWTTNLDVILADQLGKVVLHFGKSQLSLWDFIREVIVIVFAIGVMIIATLVLDGWIKNLHDIDGNLKQLLLRISKILVVVIGVFMVLPSLGFDLTALSVLGGAVGVGIGFGLQKIASNFLSGFIILLDKSIKIGDRIIINNITGTVTRITTRYVVMQGFDGSEMLIPNEKFITDPVINQTYSNSNIGIEMVISVGYSSDMVLVIDTLRECIASVPEINQNMEPSVYIQKLNESGIDVFIRVWPLDGLNHGSVVRNKLNIAIIESFRKKNIEIPFPKRDVTVLK, from the coding sequence ATGAATGAATTTTTATTAATAAATAGCAATAATATAGCTGATTTGATTAGTATCGGCGGAGTAGTTCAGCTTAGTTTGGCTGTGGTTTCAGTTATACTGGCGTATATTTTTGCCTGTGCCGTGAAGCGAAAGATTACTCGTTCTGTTGTCAGACTTGGGATTTTTTGGTTTGGAATGCTTGATAAGACGATTCGACCATTGATATTTTCAATTATTACGGTCATGGCAGGCGGAGTTACAATGTTTTTCTACAACTCTGCTTCAACCTTACTTTATAGTCTTGCAATAATTGGAATTATAATTCTTTTTATAAAAGCTACAGTATATACTCTTGATTATGCTCTTAAGAATAATAAATACCGAAAGCACATAAAAATGCTGGTTAAACTAGCATTGGTAATGGTGATTATTTTCTGGACAACAAATCTGGATGTGATTTTGGCGGATCAGTTGGGTAAAGTAGTGTTACATTTTGGCAAGAGTCAGCTTTCATTGTGGGACTTTATCCGAGAGGTGATTGTAATTGTTTTTGCAATTGGTGTAATGATTATTGCTACACTGGTACTTGATGGATGGATAAAAAACCTACATGATATTGATGGAAACCTGAAGCAACTTCTACTTCGCATTTCAAAGATTTTGGTAGTAGTTATTGGCGTTTTTATGGTTTTGCCAAGCCTTGGCTTTGATCTAACCGCGCTTTCAGTATTGGGTGGTGCAGTTGGGGTTGGTATTGGTTTTGGTTTACAAAAGATTGCTAGTAATTTTCTCAGCGGTTTTATTATTCTTCTTGATAAATCAATCAAGATTGGTGATCGGATTATCATTAATAACATCACCGGAACTGTTACCAGAATTACCACGCGTTATGTTGTGATGCAGGGGTTTGATGGTTCTGAAATGCTTATCCCCAATGAAAAATTCATTACTGATCCGGTAATTAACCAGACTTATTCAAATAGTAATATTGGGATTGAAATGGTAATTTCAGTTGGCTACTCCTCAGATATGGTGTTAGTTATTGATACACTCAGAGAGTGTATTGCTTCTGTTCCAGAAATTAATCAGAATATGGAACCTTCTGTGTATATTCAAAAATTGAATGAGTCTGGGATTGATGTTTTTATCAGGGTCTGGCCACTTGATGGATTAAACCATGGATCTGTAGTACGTAATAAACTAAATATTGCTATAATTGAGTCATTCCGTAAGAAAAATATTGAAATCCCGTTTCCTAAACGCGATGTTACGGTTTTAAAATAA